A window of bacterium genomic DNA:
CCGCTTATTTCACCGAGATGCTCCGAAAACGGCTCGAGAAAAGATACGGACAGGCCCTCTATCAGGGCGGGCTGCAGGTGCACACCACCCTCGACCTCAAGCTTCAGAAAACGGCGCATAAAAATTTTCTCAAGGGAATCGAGAGCGCCAACGCCCTCCGCGGCTTTCTTCCGGCCGGCAGCCGGCGAAACCGCCCCCCCCGCCTGGGGGACGGATTCCAGTTCTACGTCTCCGAAATCAAGGACAAAATCATTCGCGGAAACATCGGCGGGTATGAGGCGGAAATGACGATTCCCCCCGATGCGAGCACCCTGAATCTGCGGGAGGGGGATCTGGTTCTCGGAAGGGCCGTCAAGGTGGATCGCCTTCGGAAAACCATGAGTCTCGTGTGGGAAATCAGCATCCAGGGCGCCGTCGTCGCCCTCGACCCCGCCACCGGCGCCATCCAGGCCATGGTGGGTGGGACCAACTTCCGGCGCTTTCAGTTCAACCGCGCCGTCCAGGCCCAGCGCCAGCCCGGCTCCGCCTTCAAACCCATCATCATGGCGGCGGCGCTGACGATGGGCTACACCCCCTCCCACATCCTGATGGACTCCCCCTTCGTCCGGCGCCTTCCGGGAACCGAGAAGGCCTGGAAGCCGCGCAACTACTCCAACAAATTCTACGGCCCCGTGACCTTGCGCGACGCGCTCGTGAAATCCCTGAACCTGGCCACCATCAAACTGCTGGAACAGGTCACACCCGTCCGTGCGGTTGAATTTGCGCGAAAGCTGGGCATCCAGTCCGAGATGAAGCCCTATCTTTCGCTCGGGCTGGGAACATTCGAGGTATCGCCCCTCGAATTCACCGGCGCCTACATCCCCTTCGCGACCGATGGCGTGAACGCAAGGCCCTACGCCATCGTGAAAATCACCGACGCGAGCAACCACATTCTCGAAGAAAACGTCCCGCAAACGCACCGCGTCATCTCTCCCGAGACGGCCTACCAGATCAAAATGCTCCTCCGCGGGGTCATCACCAATGGAACCGGGATCTCGGCCCGCCGCCTCCCGGCCTTTATCGCGGGAAAAACGGGGACCACCAACAACTACCGCGACGCCTGGTTCGTCGGCTTCTCGGACAATCTCATCGTCGGTACATGGGTGGGAAGAGATGACAACAAGGACATGGGCTTCCGGGCGTCGGGCGCCTCCGCGGCGCTTCCCATCTGGAAGGAGATCATGGCCGAGTGGCTGAAGGAGAGAAAAAATGGCCTTTCCGCCCCCGAGCCCCCGCCCGGCATCAAGCTGGTCCGGGTCGACGCGCGGACCGGCC
This region includes:
- a CDS encoding PBP1A family penicillin-binding protein, producing the protein MAAPSKPLKRRKLLVFLIALAILGGSAMGAGYTYIFDFPELEYLTNYQPSTVTRVFSRNGKVIAEFYRERRIPISLAKIPVRLRQAFLAIEDNRFYEHPGVSYPDILRAFVRNLRAGKKVQGGSTITQQLAKVIFLTPERTYRRKIREAILALEIERRFTKDEILEFYFNQIYLGSGAYGVEAAARIYFGKSTAQLTLAEMALIGGMPKAPARSNPRLHPEAARQRRNLVLRRMREAGYITPSQEAAAVEESIRLVPPLNSIVPEAAYFTEMLRKRLEKRYGQALYQGGLQVHTTLDLKLQKTAHKNFLKGIESANALRGFLPAGSRRNRPPRLGDGFQFYVSEIKDKIIRGNIGGYEAEMTIPPDASTLNLREGDLVLGRAVKVDRLRKTMSLVWEISIQGAVVALDPATGAIQAMVGGTNFRRFQFNRAVQAQRQPGSAFKPIIMAAALTMGYTPSHILMDSPFVRRLPGTEKAWKPRNYSNKFYGPVTLRDALVKSLNLATIKLLEQVTPVRAVEFARKLGIQSEMKPYLSLGLGTFEVSPLEFTGAYIPFATDGVNARPYAIVKITDASNHILEENVPQTHRVISPETAYQIKMLLRGVITNGTGISARRLPAFIAGKTGTTNNYRDAWFVGFSDNLIVGTWVGRDDNKDMGFRASGASAALPIWKEIMAEWLKERKNGLSAPEPPPGIKLVRVDARTGLLPSAKCGGKQLTEAFVQGTEPTEGCTPRQPLRVFSGSR